Proteins encoded in a region of the Vicia villosa cultivar HV-30 ecotype Madison, WI linkage group LG5, Vvil1.0, whole genome shotgun sequence genome:
- the LOC131605081 gene encoding uncharacterized protein LOC131605081 — protein sequence MTTIVHGSSSTAHVSSSYAPTTEESYVTEKEPQDLCIVDPEELKVLCESLVDFQNPVDNDFDLRDELIAQRWENFFERLHGPVYEALVRDLFKHAECDDLYITSHVLGSMIAITKKSISDLLGMTFLDEECVYGKDNKSKFVRSDIHKAIFKNLSPQKKDFKNVELQNKLRIWHKIILNYINPRASFVDNFNVNQKYMLYYLQSHHKMNLQSIMFQYLKDTIKSTIICVIQSKKTKNYIPFGRLLSDIFIENGLVEFLSTEGKYAEDLVPLFGELFNIKTLKHMTMVTHYQIDPQLPPSDLAQRRTHVANYPSFCKKDNPEEIVPYMDLIEKA from the coding sequence ATGACTACAATTGTTCATGGTTCTTCCTCAACTGCTCATGTGAGTTCCTCATATGCACCAACTACTGAAGAAAGTTATGTTACAGAGAAAGAACCTCAGGATCTTTGTATTGTAGATCCTGAAGAATTGAAGGTTTTGTGTGAATCCCTAGTAGACTTTCAAAATCCTGTTGATAATGATTTTGATTTGAGGGATGAGTTGATCGCTCAACGATGGGAAAATTTCTTTGAAAGGCTTCATGGACCCGTTTATGAAGCTCTAGTAAGAGACTTATTTAAACATGCAGAATGTGATGATCTCTACATTACATCTCATGTTCTGGGAAGTATGATTGCCATCACTAAGAAATCCATCTCAGATCTGCTGGGAATGACATTTCTAGATGAAGAGTGTGTCTATGGAAAGGACAACAAGTCAAAATTTGTAAGGAGCGATATCCACAAAGCAATCTTCAAGAATTTATCTCCACAAAAGAAAGATTTTAAAAACGTAGAACTTCAGAATAAACTAAGAATCTGGCATAAGATCATTCTAAACTACATCAATCCAAGAGCAAGCTTTGTTGACAATTTCAATGTCAATCAGAAGTATATGCTCTATTACCTCCAGTCTCACCACAAGATGAATCTTCAATCAATTATGTTTCAATATCTGAAGGATACCATCAAGTCTACCATAATATGTGTCATTCAATCTAAGAAGACCAAGAATTACATACCTTTTGGACGTCTTTTGTCTGACATTTTTATAGAAAACGGCTTAGTGGAATTCTTGAGTACAGAGGGAAAATATGCAGAAGATCTTGTTCCATTATTTGGAGAATTATTTAACATCAAGACTTTGAAGCATATGACAATGGTCACACATTATCAAATTGATCCTCAGTTACCTCCTTCCGATTTGGCTCAAAGAAGGACACATGTTGCAAACTATCCTTCATTCTGTAAGAAAGACAACCCAGAAGAGATTGTTCCGTATATGGATTTAATAGAGAAAGCATGA